TGATGATAAAAAAAGGATATCCGAGAGGCAGTTTTTTGCCTCCCGGATATCCTTTTTCTTATCCCAAAGCCACGTCTAAAATCATCATGATCAAAAATCCAAACATAACCCCAAGGGTTCCCACATTGGAATGTTCTCCTAAATGAGCCTCAGGAATCAGCTCTTCCACCACCACGTACATCATGGCACCGGCCGCAAAGGACAGAAGCCATGGCATAAGCGGCAGGATGCTGCCTGCCACGATTACGGTCAGGATACCGAATATAGGCTCCACGATCCCGGATAAGCTGCCTCGCAAAAATGCCTTTCCCGTAGAAAGCCCTTCCTGCCTTAAGGGCAGGGAAATGGCAGCGCCTTCCGGGAAGTTCTGGATTCCGATGCCGATAGCAAGAGCCACGGCAGCAGTATAAAGGGACGGATCACTTCCATGCTGGGCAGCCAGGGCAAAAGCCAGTCCAACGGCCATGCCTTCCGGAATGTTATGAAGCGTCACAGCCATTACTAACAGGGTAGTCCGCTTCCAGGTGGAAGATAGTCCTTCCGCCTCATTGGTTCTGCTTCCATTCATGTCTGGATGAAGGTGAGGAAGAAGGGTGTCCAACAGTATAAGAAAAAGTACTCCAAGGACAAAGCCTCCGGCAGCGGGTATCCAGCCCGGAGTCCCGACCGCTTCGGCTTCCTCGATGGCCGGAATGAGAAGCGACCATACTGAGGCCGCGATCATAACACCGGCAGCAAAGCCGAGGAAGATTCTCTGAACAGACTGATTTACGTCCTTCCGGAAAAAGAATACGACCGAAGCTCCCAAAGTAGTCATAAGAAATGTAAAGCCGGTACCGCCGGCAGCCCACAAAACAGGCGTCATATTAAGCCCTCCTTTTCTGTCAAAAAAACAGCGGTTTTGACTGTATTTTCCCTGCTTTAACTATATCATAACCTCTGTTTGGACGCAATGAGATAAATTCCCTTTCCATTTCCGACAGATTTATGCTAAAATAGACCTGATTTTACATATGAAATACCCTTCGGGTAACCCTTTATGCCTCAAAAGCGAGGACGATAAATAGGAAACACCCTTCGGGTATCCCTTTATGCCCAAAATGCATGGGCAATAAATAGGAAAGGAATTTGGTTTATGAATATAAAAATAAGATGGGAAAGGCGTTCTGCCTATTCTGTGTTTCTGGCAGCAGCAACGGTTTCTTTGTTAGCAGGATGCAATAAAACGGAAACAGCAGCGGAGCTTGGAAAGGATGCCACGCCATCCATTGCCATATCGATAGAAAATGAACTGCAGCCTGTTGATGTACTTACTCCCGGAGGAGATCTGATGCCAAGGCTTCTTAAGGTACCGGAACAAAAGGAAAATCCTATCCCTGAGTATTTGCGGAATGGGGTAGAGCATCCGGTGGTTGCCAGCCTTCAGGAGCGTTTGATGAATTTGGGCTTTATGGATAATGATGAGCCCACCCAGTACTTTGGAAATGTGACTGAGGCTGCTGTTAAGACCTTCCAGCGCCAGAACGGCCTGGCTCAGGATGGAATTGTAGGGCCTGAAACCCTGACTGCCATTATGACGCCGGCTGCCAAATATTATGCTGTGTCAAAGGGTGTGGAGGGCGACGACATATCACGGATTCAGAGCCGCCTTTATGAATTGGGGTATCTTGCCGGTGCGGGCCAGGTATCCGGTTCTTTTGGAGATGAAACAGAGGCCGCGGTCATGAAGCTTCAGGAGGTCAACGGCTTAAACATAGATGGAAAAGTAGGACGTCAGACCATAAATCTTCTCTACAGTGAAGAGATTAAGCCAAACTTCCTGTCATATGGTGAAAAGAGCGATGTAGTTTTAACCAGCCAGCAGCGTCTTAAGGAGCTGGGGTATTTAACAACTACTCCGGATGGGGCCTATGGAAATGATACGGTGACAGCGGTGAAACAGTTCCAGTCCCGGAATGACCTGGTTGTGGATGGGTATTTAGGACCTTCCACCCGGATCACCTTAATGAGCGCAGGGGCGCAGCCAAACGGCCTGACCCTTGGTGAACAGGGAGAATCGGTTACCAGGATCCAGCAGCTGTTAAATAAATACGGGTACCTGGCTTCTGCAAATGTTACAGGATATTACGGTGAATTGACGGAAAAGGCGGTTAAGGAATTCCAAAACAACAATGGACTGAAAGCAGATGGTTCTGTGGGACAGCTTACCATGAGTAAACTTACTGGGAGCGGCATAAAATCCGCAGGCTCTTCCGGATCCTCAGGCGGTTCCTCCAAGGGCGGTACGGTTAAGGGCGGTTCCGGTGTAAGCGGTCTGCTTTCCATTGCCAGATCCAAGGTGGGACGCCCCTATGTATGGGGTGCCAAGGGCTCGGAGTCCTTTGACTGTTCGGGATTCGTCTACTGGTCTCTCAACCAGGCCGGCGTCAGACAGAGCTATCTGACCTCTTCCGGTTGGAGAAATGTAGGTAAATATACGAAGATCACCAGCTTTGGAAGCCTGAAGGCAGGCGATATCATCGTGGTAAGCGGCCATGTGGGAATCGTAGCCGGAGGCGGAAGCGTCATTGATGCTTCCTCCAGTAACGGGCGGGTAGTAGAACGTTCCTTAAGCTCCTGGTGGAAGAATAACTTTATCTGCGGCTGGCGTATATTTGGATAGGAATGGTTCAAAATAATGAGTATGAAAACACAGAAAAAAGCAATTAATATGGTAACAGATTCACCGGGAAGGGCCCTTTTGCTCTTTGCCCTTCCCCTGATTCTTGGAAATTTATTTCAGCAGTTTTATAACATCATAGACTCTGTGGTGGTTGGACGGTTTGTGGGGGAAGAAGCCCTGGCATCGGTAGGTGCCTCTTATTCCATTACAAACGTGTTTATTGCCATCGCGGTAGGCGGCGGAATCGGCAGTTCCGTAGTGGTGTCCCAGTTTTTAGGGGCAAAACAGACCGGAAACATGAAAACCGCCATATCCACCACTCTTATTAATTTCTTGTCCATAGGAGTGATACTGGGCGGTCTGGGACTTCTTTTCAATAACCGGATTTTAAGCTTCATGAATACCCCGGAGAATGTATTTTATGATGCCTCGGTGTACCTGGGTATTTATTTTATAGGGCTGCCTTTCCTATTCATGTATAATGTGCAGGCATCTGTTTTTCAGGCTCTGGGAGATTCGAAAACTCCCTTATATCTGCTGGTCTTTTCCTCTCTTTTAAATGTAGTACTGGATCTGCTGCTGGTGACCCAGTTTTTCATGGGGGTAGCCGGTGTGGCGATTGCCACTTTGATAGCCCAGGGAATTTCCGCTGTCATGTCTTTTCTCATTTTGATAAAGCGGTTAAAGGGGTATGAGACAACAGAGCCGTTTCGGCTTTATGACTGGAATATGATGCTCCATATGATGCGGGTCGCCATTCCCTCCACCCTTCAGCAGTCCATCGTCCATATCGGAATGCTTCTGGTGCAGTCTGTTGTCAATGTATTTGGTTCTGCGGTCATGGCGGGCTTTGCGGCAGGAACCAGGATTGAATCCATCTGCATTGTTCCCATGCTTGCCCTGGGAAATGCCATGTCCACCTTCACGGCACAGAACATAGGCGCAGGAAGGACAGACCGGGTAAAAAAGGGCTACCGTTACTGCTATCTCATGGCAGGTGTTTTTGCAGTTATCATATGTGTTATTATGGAAACTTGGGGAGATTGGTTTATACGAAGCTTTTTAAATGAAGGCAGTGCAGAAACTGCATTTCAGACAGGTATGGATTATATCCGGTTCATTTCATTCTTTTATATCTGCATTGGCTGCAAGGCGACCACAGACGGGCTTTTGCGCGGCGCAGGAGATGTGGTGGTATTTACTGCCGCCAATCTGGTGAATCTGGCGATCCGGGTGTCGGTGGCAGCTGTGTTCGCTCCCATTATTGGCGTCCAGGCCGTTTGGTTTGCAGTTCCAATGGGCTGGACGGCCAATTATATCATATCATTCCTCCGATATCTGACGGGAAAATGGGAGAGGATACGGCTTATTTCTTGACAGGGAAGGCCACACCTGCTTTAAATAGATCTCCGTCAATATAAAGCCTTAATTCTCCGCCCTGAAGCTCGGCCAGGCTTTTAGCGATGGAGATCCCCAGTCCGCTTCCTTCTGTGGTCCGGGCAACATCCCCTCTGACAAAGCGCTCGGTCAGCTCGTCCGCATGAATGTTTAACGGGTTTTGGGATATATTCTTCATGGTGAAAACCGCCATATCCCCTTCTACTGTAATCTCTGCGTATACCCGGCTGTGTTCCATGGCATACTTGAAGGCATTGTTATAAAGATTCTCAAGCACTCTCCACAGATACCGGCCGTCCGCCTCGATCAGGATGGTTTCGGCCGGAAGGGTGGAAACCAGTTCCAGGTGACGGAGGGCAAACTTTTCTTCAAATTCTCCGTTAGTCTGATGGATGAGCTGTACAAAGTCAATGCTGGTGATCTCCAGCTTTAAATTTCCGGAGCTTGCCTTTGAGGCCTCCACCAGATCTTCTGTCAAAGTCTTTAACCGCTGGGACTTCTGTTCCAGAACTTCTAAGTATCCCTGAATCTTTGGATCCTGAATCTTTTCCCTTTTTATAAGGTCCACATAGTTTATGATGGATGTAAGGGGAGTCTTAATATCATGGGACACATTGGTGATTAAATCCGCCTTTAAGCGCTCACTCCGTACCTTTTCCTGGAGTGCGGTTTCAAGTCCGGTGCTGATGTGATTGATGTTTTCTGCCAGTTCCCGCGCTTTTCCGTTAAATGTCAGGGTATCGATCTTATAAGTGGTATCCCCTCTGGAAATATTAAAAAGGGCCTCATTGATCTGATCAGTTTCCCATGCGTTTTTGTACATCTGATGGAATACCCAGTAATCCATGCAGAAAAGCAGCAGAGCAACCGCCCCCATAAGGAACCGGGACGCTAAGCTGTTATAGGTAAATAAAAGGAAAGCAAAAGCCATTGTCATGGCAATGTTAAAAATCAGGAACATGGCATAAGAAAGCATGATCCGGGTGGTGAAACGGTGATTTTTAAAATACAGGGACAGGTTATTTAGTCCCCGGTGCATAAGGCTTCCGGTCCAGAGGCTGCCTGCCTTATAACGTTTTAAAAGGCTTAAGGCGGCAGAAAGTCCGGCGGCGTAATAAATGAGGACCCGAAGGGCCAGCTCTCCATAATTCCATTGGTCAACGGCAAAAAAGAGGTGGATGATCTTATATGCCAGCCGGTTTGCCAGAAACAAGGTGATGATGGCAGCCCCGCAATACAGGAGCAGACAGCTTTCAGCAGGAAGCTGGTCAATCCGTTTTAAGGGACCCCGGTCCTGTTCCGTGTCAGGCTGTCCGGTCAGGCTTACCAGTGCGTACAGGGTCGCCATGCAGCCTAAGATTCCCAGGCAAAGGCTGATCATTCCGACAATGAATAACAGACGCATACGGTCATAGGAAGCGGAAGCCCGTGCGTAAGCATCACCATAAGGATAGGAAGTATCCACGGCTACTGTCATATGATAATTGCCGTTGTTATAGGGATTCATCTTTTCTAACAGGGAAGAAACATTCTTGGGGACAGTTGTTAAGTTGGAATCCACGTATAGAGCTTCTCCTGTTACGTAAAGGTATCTTCCCATGGCCTTAAAGTCATTGATGCCTTTGCCTGAAACGTTGTTGTATAACTTATAATCCTCCTCAGTGTTCTGATAGAGTACTTCAAACTTTAAATTGCTGGGATTCTGGATGAAGCGGTAATAAAAAGAGTAGTAGTTGCCCAAATGGGTCAGTACCTCATAGGCAATCTGATCCATAGTGAGAAATGCTTCTCCAGGCTCCGTTATCTTAAAATCCGGTTCATAGGCCCGGTAATCCACACGTACATACGAATCTGTGTCATCCGCAGCCGGCTGTCCTCCGCTCACCTTAAACTGCTCATTGAGATAATAGCCAAGGGATTTGGCCCTGCGCATCATCTCATCCACCGTATATTCCCTTATGGTTCCCGGGCCTTCCATGACCCGGACAATGGGCTTTGAATAGTCAAGCTTTCCGTTGGTCTCAAATATTTCCTTATATTTTACATAATTAAAAATATCATCGATATCAGATTTAAGCTGGCGGGTGAATTCAGGCGTGTCCTCATAGGTTTCATGGGTGACCCAGCGGATCCCCTCTCCGTAGTGGGAATTGCTGTACATGATGGAAACGCCGATGACAACAAGAAGGGAGAAGAGCATATGCATAAGAGCCGCAAAATCTTTTCTTTTTTTCATAAACGCTCCTATTGTTTCTCGATCTTATAGCCTACGCCCCATACCACTTTTAAATAACGTGGTTCTCTGGGGTTGATTTCGATCTTTTCCCGGATATGCCGGATGTGTACTGCAACGGTGTTGTCGGCGCCGATGGCTTCTTCATTCCAGATCTGCTCGTAGATCTCATCAATGGAAAATACTTTTCCCGCATTCTTCACCAGAAGCAGAAGGATGTTGTACTCAATGGGGGTCAGTTTGATCAGTTCCCCTTCTACAAAAACTTCCTTATTGTCGTCATTAATGGCCAGGCCTCCGCATTTATACACTTGTCCGGCAGGCTGCTGGTTCATATTGCCAAGCTGGGTATAACGGCGCAGCTGGGATTTTACCCTTGCTACCAGTTCCAGCGGATTAAAGGGTTTGGTGATATAATCATCTGCTCCGATATTCAGTCCCAGGATTTTATCCGTATCCTCGGATTTGGCGGAAAGGATAATGATGGGGATGCTGCTTGTCTCACGGACCTTTAACGTGGTCCGTATCCCGTCAAGGCCTGGCATCATCACATCCAGAATCATTAAATCCACGTCCTGTCCTTCCAGAAGCTTTAAGGCATCGTAGCCGTCATAGGCCTTAATCACATGAAACCCTTCTCCTGTTAAATATATATCAATAGCTTCCACGATTTGTTTGTCATCATCACATACTAAAATATTCTGCATACGAAAACCTCCTTTTTCAATATTATACAACGAAGGCTGTAAAAAAGCACATTACATTTTTATGACTTTTAAGAATCCTTTATTTATACGTGCCTGAGGGGCCCCTATTTTATCATTTGACTGCATAATAATATGACTCCAGTTTATCCACTTTTCTATCCATGTATCCCAAATGCGTGTAAGTGTTCAGGGCGGTTTTTATATTATCGTTCCCTAAGAGATATTGCGCCTGCAGAATATTGAAGGCAAATGGAAACGGAGCTGGTGACGCTCACGCCGGATCAGGCTGGCGCTCTGCAGTATCTGGAATTGGCCGAGCAAAATACAGGTGGTATTGCACTTACACACATCTTGTCTATCTGTCCCATATAATATAGTGTAGTTCGGTATGAAAGGAGTTAAAGTATATGAGCAGCGATACTTTTAAATGTAGATGTAAATGTTATAAGAAATGTGAGCCCAAATGTGAATGCAAACCTAAATGTGAATGCGAGTGTGATCATGGCAAAGACTGCGAATGTTTCAAAAAAGCATTAAAAGAGGCTTACTGGAGAGGCTTTAAAGACGGTTGCAGAAAATGCAGACGGAGAGAAAATGAATGTGGCGAATGCGAAAAGTACGAGGGATATGAAGAGTATGAAGGGTATGAGGAGTACGAAGAGTAAGAACGGTAGTCTTTGATTAGAGCGGGCTTGGGTATTCCGGGCCCGCTCTATTTATGGAATTTATATTATTTTCTGACTGTATGATGCTTGGTTTGACTGTTTTTAAGTGGTAACAGGTGGTGAAGTCAAAAGTCTCTTAAACCTTGATTTAAAGCCCTAAAATACAGATTTAAAGTGTTTGCTTATTTTTAATAAGAAAAATCACATTGCATTTTTCTAAAGAAACCTGAAATGGTGTCTGTTTCTGTCATGTTTCGGATTTTTTCATCATATG
The nucleotide sequence above comes from Lacrimispora sp. BS-2. Encoded proteins:
- a CDS encoding ZIP family metal transporter, whose product is MTPVLWAAGGTGFTFLMTTLGASVVFFFRKDVNQSVQRIFLGFAAGVMIAASVWSLLIPAIEEAEAVGTPGWIPAAGGFVLGVLFLILLDTLLPHLHPDMNGSRTNEAEGLSSTWKRTTLLVMAVTLHNIPEGMAVGLAFALAAQHGSDPSLYTAAVALAIGIGIQNFPEGAAISLPLRQEGLSTGKAFLRGSLSGIVEPIFGILTVIVAGSILPLMPWLLSFAAGAMMYVVVEELIPEAHLGEHSNVGTLGVMFGFLIMMILDVALG
- a CDS encoding peptidoglycan-binding protein, giving the protein MNIKIRWERRSAYSVFLAAATVSLLAGCNKTETAAELGKDATPSIAISIENELQPVDVLTPGGDLMPRLLKVPEQKENPIPEYLRNGVEHPVVASLQERLMNLGFMDNDEPTQYFGNVTEAAVKTFQRQNGLAQDGIVGPETLTAIMTPAAKYYAVSKGVEGDDISRIQSRLYELGYLAGAGQVSGSFGDETEAAVMKLQEVNGLNIDGKVGRQTINLLYSEEIKPNFLSYGEKSDVVLTSQQRLKELGYLTTTPDGAYGNDTVTAVKQFQSRNDLVVDGYLGPSTRITLMSAGAQPNGLTLGEQGESVTRIQQLLNKYGYLASANVTGYYGELTEKAVKEFQNNNGLKADGSVGQLTMSKLTGSGIKSAGSSGSSGGSSKGGTVKGGSGVSGLLSIARSKVGRPYVWGAKGSESFDCSGFVYWSLNQAGVRQSYLTSSGWRNVGKYTKITSFGSLKAGDIIVVSGHVGIVAGGGSVIDASSSNGRVVERSLSSWWKNNFICGWRIFG
- a CDS encoding MATE family efflux transporter, which gives rise to MSMKTQKKAINMVTDSPGRALLLFALPLILGNLFQQFYNIIDSVVVGRFVGEEALASVGASYSITNVFIAIAVGGGIGSSVVVSQFLGAKQTGNMKTAISTTLINFLSIGVILGGLGLLFNNRILSFMNTPENVFYDASVYLGIYFIGLPFLFMYNVQASVFQALGDSKTPLYLLVFSSLLNVVLDLLLVTQFFMGVAGVAIATLIAQGISAVMSFLILIKRLKGYETTEPFRLYDWNMMLHMMRVAIPSTLQQSIVHIGMLLVQSVVNVFGSAVMAGFAAGTRIESICIVPMLALGNAMSTFTAQNIGAGRTDRVKKGYRYCYLMAGVFAVIICVIMETWGDWFIRSFLNEGSAETAFQTGMDYIRFISFFYICIGCKATTDGLLRGAGDVVVFTAANLVNLAIRVSVAAVFAPIIGVQAVWFAVPMGWTANYIISFLRYLTGKWERIRLIS
- a CDS encoding HAMP domain-containing sensor histidine kinase, which encodes MKKRKDFAALMHMLFSLLVVIGVSIMYSNSHYGEGIRWVTHETYEDTPEFTRQLKSDIDDIFNYVKYKEIFETNGKLDYSKPIVRVMEGPGTIREYTVDEMMRRAKSLGYYLNEQFKVSGGQPAADDTDSYVRVDYRAYEPDFKITEPGEAFLTMDQIAYEVLTHLGNYYSFYYRFIQNPSNLKFEVLYQNTEEDYKLYNNVSGKGINDFKAMGRYLYVTGEALYVDSNLTTVPKNVSSLLEKMNPYNNGNYHMTVAVDTSYPYGDAYARASASYDRMRLLFIVGMISLCLGILGCMATLYALVSLTGQPDTEQDRGPLKRIDQLPAESCLLLYCGAAIITLFLANRLAYKIIHLFFAVDQWNYGELALRVLIYYAAGLSAALSLLKRYKAGSLWTGSLMHRGLNNLSLYFKNHRFTTRIMLSYAMFLIFNIAMTMAFAFLLFTYNSLASRFLMGAVALLLFCMDYWVFHQMYKNAWETDQINEALFNISRGDTTYKIDTLTFNGKARELAENINHISTGLETALQEKVRSERLKADLITNVSHDIKTPLTSIINYVDLIKREKIQDPKIQGYLEVLEQKSQRLKTLTEDLVEASKASSGNLKLEITSIDFVQLIHQTNGEFEEKFALRHLELVSTLPAETILIEADGRYLWRVLENLYNNAFKYAMEHSRVYAEITVEGDMAVFTMKNISQNPLNIHADELTERFVRGDVARTTEGSGLGISIAKSLAELQGGELRLYIDGDLFKAGVAFPVKK
- a CDS encoding response regulator transcription factor, which gives rise to MQNILVCDDDKQIVEAIDIYLTGEGFHVIKAYDGYDALKLLEGQDVDLMILDVMMPGLDGIRTTLKVRETSSIPIIILSAKSEDTDKILGLNIGADDYITKPFNPLELVARVKSQLRRYTQLGNMNQQPAGQVYKCGGLAINDDNKEVFVEGELIKLTPIEYNILLLLVKNAGKVFSIDEIYEQIWNEEAIGADNTVAVHIRHIREKIEINPREPRYLKVVWGVGYKIEKQ